In Streptomyces sp. NBC_00483, a single window of DNA contains:
- a CDS encoding glycosyltransferase family 2 protein gives MTAHPRLSIGLPVYNGEEYLAESLDALLGQTYEDFELVISDNASTDATQDICRKYAAQDSRIRYIRLPRNVGATPNHNYVFTESRGELFKWASHDDLYARDLLRRCVEALDEHPEMILAHADQAVIDGDGKIKVPYEYTLATDSPRPPERFRSLLFEPGGDDFYGVLRADALRRVKPLDSYHHADRTFVAEIALNGPFHQVPELLYFRRDHPTRAERANPSKRSRCVNLDPRRAGPLHPTPRLLAEYVLGFVSAIRRAPLSAADRRACYGHLAAWMSNRTRPGTGERVEDRTPVDPDQSEVSVDAVVAGREERQS, from the coding sequence ATGACCGCCCATCCCCGATTGAGCATCGGCCTGCCCGTGTACAACGGCGAGGAGTACCTCGCCGAGTCGCTGGACGCGCTGCTCGGCCAGACCTACGAGGACTTCGAGCTGGTCATCTCCGACAACGCCTCGACGGACGCGACGCAGGACATCTGCCGCAAGTACGCCGCTCAGGACTCCCGGATCCGCTACATCCGGCTGCCGCGGAACGTCGGTGCCACGCCGAACCACAACTATGTGTTCACCGAGTCCCGCGGCGAGCTGTTCAAGTGGGCCTCGCACGACGACCTCTACGCCCGTGACCTGCTGCGGCGCTGTGTGGAGGCGCTGGACGAGCATCCCGAAATGATTCTCGCGCACGCCGACCAGGCGGTCATCGACGGCGACGGCAAGATCAAGGTCCCCTACGAGTACACGCTCGCCACCGACTCACCGCGCCCACCGGAGCGCTTCCGCAGCCTGCTGTTCGAGCCCGGCGGCGACGACTTCTACGGGGTGCTGCGGGCCGACGCGCTGCGCCGGGTGAAGCCGCTCGACAGCTACCACCACGCGGACCGCACCTTCGTCGCCGAGATCGCCCTGAACGGGCCCTTCCACCAGGTGCCGGAGCTGCTGTACTTCCGCCGCGACCACCCCACCCGTGCCGAACGGGCGAACCCTTCCAAGCGCTCCCGGTGCGTCAACCTGGACCCGCGCAGGGCAGGCCCACTGCACCCGACACCACGGCTGCTCGCCGAGTACGTCCTGGGCTTCGTATCGGCGATCCGGCGGGCGCCGCTGTCCGCGGCCGACCGGCGCGCGTGCTACGGCCACTTGGCCGCGTGGATGTCCAACCGGACCCGGCCGGGCACCGGTGAGCGCGTCGAGGACCGCACTCCGGTCGACCCGGACCAGTCCGAGGTCTCCGTGGACGCAGTCGTCGCCGGTCGTGAAGAGAGGCAGTCCTGA
- a CDS encoding DUF4910 domain-containing protein, with the protein MTAADAGPAGAEMYELVERLYPLCRSITGDGVRATLDIVGEYIPLQVHEVPTGTQVLDWTVPQEWNIRDAYIADSSGHRVVDFAASSLHVLGYSVPVSQTLPLAELREHLHTLPDHPNWVPYRTSYYKPEWGFCLAQDTLDAMPDGDYEVCVDSTLEDGHLTYAEHVVPGQVTDEVIVSCHVCHPSLANDNLAGIAVATFLARALAEQTPYYTYRFIFAPGTIGAITWLARNKERVDRVKHGLVLACAGDRGGLTYKQSRRGDSEIDRVMRHVLADSERPHRVTEFTPYGYDERQYCSPGFNLGVGSLTRTPYAGYPEYHTSADNLDFVSPKAMADTLDVCREAFHLLDRNRSYLNLSPYGEPQLGRRGLYGALGGRSDTQQAQLAMLWVLNLSDGEHSLLDVAERSGLPFDTVAAAAGALGAAGLVKA; encoded by the coding sequence ATGACCGCGGCCGACGCCGGTCCGGCCGGCGCCGAGATGTACGAGCTGGTGGAGCGGCTCTACCCGCTCTGCCGGAGCATCACGGGTGACGGCGTGCGCGCCACCCTGGACATCGTCGGCGAGTACATCCCGCTCCAGGTGCACGAGGTGCCGACCGGAACCCAGGTGCTCGACTGGACGGTGCCGCAGGAGTGGAACATCCGCGACGCGTACATCGCCGACAGCTCCGGGCACCGGGTCGTCGACTTCGCCGCGTCCAGCCTGCACGTACTCGGCTACAGCGTTCCGGTGTCGCAGACCCTGCCGCTGGCGGAGCTGCGCGAGCACCTGCACACCCTGCCGGACCACCCCAACTGGGTGCCGTACCGCACCAGTTACTACAAGCCGGAATGGGGTTTCTGCCTGGCGCAGGACACCCTGGACGCGATGCCCGACGGCGACTACGAGGTGTGCGTCGACTCCACGCTGGAGGACGGCCATCTCACCTACGCCGAGCACGTGGTCCCCGGGCAGGTCACCGACGAGGTGATCGTCTCCTGTCACGTCTGCCACCCGTCGCTGGCCAACGACAACCTGGCCGGCATCGCGGTGGCGACGTTCCTGGCCCGCGCGCTGGCGGAGCAGACTCCGTACTACACCTACCGGTTCATCTTCGCGCCCGGCACCATCGGCGCGATCACCTGGCTCGCCCGCAACAAGGAGCGGGTGGACCGGGTCAAGCACGGGCTCGTGCTCGCCTGTGCGGGGGACCGGGGCGGGCTCACGTACAAGCAGAGCAGGCGCGGCGACTCGGAGATCGACCGCGTGATGCGGCACGTGCTCGCCGACTCCGAACGACCCCACCGGGTCACCGAGTTCACGCCGTACGGCTACGACGAGAGGCAGTACTGCTCGCCCGGGTTCAACCTCGGCGTGGGCTCGCTCACCAGGACCCCGTACGCCGGATACCCCGAGTACCACACCTCGGCGGACAACCTGGACTTCGTCTCCCCGAAGGCGATGGCGGACACGCTCGACGTCTGCCGCGAGGCGTTCCACCTCCTGGACCGCAACCGGAGCTACCTCAACCTCAGCCCGTACGGCGAACCGCAGTTGGGCCGCCGCGGGCTGTACGGAGCGCTCGGCGGGCGCAGCGACACCCAGCAGGCGCAGCTGGCCATGCTCTGGGTGCTCAACCTCTCCGACGGTGAGCACAGCCTGCTCGACGTCGCCGAGCGGTCCGGGCTGCCGTTCGACACCGTCGCCGCCGCGGCCGGTGCCCTGGGCGCTGCCGGACTGGTCAAGGCATGA
- a CDS encoding NAD-dependent epimerase/dehydratase family protein, giving the protein MRVLLTGHQGYLGTVMAPVLKDAGHDVVGLDSGLFADCVLGPAPDDPSGHRVDLRDVTAEHVAGVDAVIHLAALSNDPLGSLAPELTYDINHHASVHLARLAREAGVKRFLYASTCSVYGAAGGDELVGEDAPLRPVTPYAESKVRVEDDLHALADDDFTPVFMRNATAFGFSPRLRADIVLNNLVGHALLSGEVLVLSDGTPWRPLVHAADIARAFTAVLDAPREAVHDRAFNIGSETNNVTVAEIAEQVAEAVSGSKVRITGENGADPRSYRVDFARFRAAIPGFDCEWNVKRGALELCDAYRNFGLTKDDFDRRFTRLAVLRAASESGAVDDTLRWRG; this is encoded by the coding sequence TTGCGCGTACTACTGACCGGACACCAGGGCTACTTGGGCACCGTCATGGCCCCGGTCCTCAAGGACGCCGGACACGACGTCGTCGGCCTCGACTCCGGCCTGTTCGCCGACTGCGTCCTCGGCCCGGCACCCGACGACCCGTCGGGCCACCGGGTGGACCTGCGGGACGTCACCGCCGAACACGTGGCCGGGGTGGACGCCGTGATCCACCTGGCCGCGCTCTCGAACGACCCGCTGGGCTCGCTGGCACCCGAGCTCACCTACGACATCAACCACCACGCCTCCGTCCACCTGGCCCGCCTCGCCCGCGAGGCCGGAGTCAAGCGCTTCCTCTACGCGTCGACGTGCTCGGTGTACGGAGCCGCGGGCGGCGACGAACTCGTCGGCGAGGACGCCCCGTTGCGCCCCGTGACCCCGTACGCGGAGTCCAAGGTGCGGGTGGAGGACGACCTGCACGCGCTGGCCGACGACGACTTCACCCCGGTCTTCATGCGCAACGCCACCGCCTTCGGCTTCTCGCCCCGGCTGCGCGCCGACATCGTGCTGAACAACCTGGTCGGCCACGCCCTGCTGTCCGGCGAGGTGTTGGTGCTCTCCGACGGCACCCCGTGGCGCCCGCTGGTGCACGCCGCCGACATCGCCCGCGCCTTCACCGCCGTGCTGGACGCGCCCCGCGAGGCGGTGCACGACCGGGCGTTCAACATCGGCAGCGAGACCAACAACGTCACCGTCGCCGAGATCGCCGAGCAGGTCGCCGAGGCGGTGTCCGGGTCGAAGGTGCGCATCACCGGGGAGAACGGCGCCGACCCGCGCTCCTACCGGGTCGACTTCGCCCGCTTCCGCGCCGCGATACCCGGCTTCGACTGCGAGTGGAACGTGAAGCGGGGCGCACTCGAACTCTGCGACGCCTACCGGAACTTCGGGCTCACCAAGGACGACTTCGACCGCCGCTTCACCCGCCTGGCCGTGCTGCGTGCCGCGTCCGAGTCCGGCGCCGTGGACGACACCCTGCGGTGGCGCGGATGA
- a CDS encoding PIG-L deacetylase family protein → MIGFGGGPLDRIVAVGAHCDDIAIGAGGTLLALCRARPGIRVDALVLSGGGSEREQEEQAALAAFCPGADLRLTVHKLPDGRLPAHWEEAKAAVEELRLGTDPDLVLAPRTDDAHQDHRGLAQLIPTAFRDHLVLGYEIVKWDGDLGRMTAYQPLTPEIAEQKVRLLQEHYASQRHRPWYDREAFLGLARIRGIECHERYAEAFAVTKLTLDLGAPTPGALTLGD, encoded by the coding sequence GTGATCGGATTCGGGGGCGGGCCCCTGGACCGGATCGTCGCGGTGGGCGCGCACTGCGACGACATCGCCATCGGAGCCGGCGGCACACTCCTCGCGCTGTGCCGCGCACGGCCCGGCATCCGCGTCGACGCGCTGGTGCTCTCCGGCGGCGGCAGCGAGCGCGAGCAGGAGGAGCAGGCCGCGCTCGCCGCCTTCTGCCCGGGTGCCGATCTGCGCCTGACCGTGCACAAGCTGCCGGACGGCCGACTTCCCGCCCACTGGGAAGAGGCCAAGGCCGCGGTCGAGGAACTGCGCCTGGGGACCGACCCGGACCTCGTCCTGGCCCCGCGCACCGACGACGCGCACCAGGACCACCGGGGCCTCGCGCAGCTGATACCCACCGCGTTCCGCGACCATCTCGTGCTCGGCTACGAGATCGTCAAGTGGGACGGCGATCTCGGCCGGATGACCGCGTACCAGCCGCTCACACCGGAGATCGCCGAACAGAAGGTGCGGCTGCTGCAGGAGCACTATGCCTCGCAGCGGCACCGGCCCTGGTACGACCGCGAGGCCTTCCTCGGCCTCGCCCGGATCCGCGGCATCGAATGCCACGAGCGCTACGCCGAGGCGTTCGCCGTCACCAAGCTCACGCTCGACCTGGGCGCCCCCACACCGGGCGCTCTCACTCTGGGGGATTGA
- a CDS encoding glucose-1-phosphate cytidylyltransferase yields the protein MKVVLFCGGYGMRMRSGAADDVPKPMAMVGPRPLIWHVMRYYAHYGHKEFILCLGYGAHHIKNYFLNYEETTSNDFVLRKGHTELLSNDIADWTITFAQTGIESPIGERLRRVRHHLDGDDMFLANYADVLTDAPLPEMIENFAVRDAGASMMVVPPQSSFHCVDLGEDGLVGGITAVSDMPLWENGGYFVLRQEVFDHIPENGDLVADGCAQLAKQGRLVAHQHRGFWKPTDTVKERAALDDGYARGERPWAIWERDAMGVSA from the coding sequence ATGAAGGTCGTTCTGTTCTGCGGCGGCTACGGGATGCGGATGCGCAGCGGCGCCGCCGACGACGTGCCCAAGCCGATGGCGATGGTCGGCCCTCGCCCGCTGATCTGGCACGTCATGCGCTACTACGCGCACTACGGGCACAAGGAGTTCATCCTGTGCCTCGGCTACGGGGCGCACCACATCAAGAACTACTTCCTCAACTACGAGGAGACGACGTCCAACGACTTCGTGCTGCGCAAGGGGCACACGGAGCTGCTGTCGAACGACATCGCCGACTGGACGATCACGTTCGCGCAGACCGGTATCGAGTCACCGATCGGTGAGCGGCTTCGCCGGGTGCGCCACCACCTGGACGGCGACGACATGTTCCTCGCCAACTACGCCGACGTGCTCACCGACGCCCCGCTGCCCGAGATGATCGAGAACTTCGCCGTACGCGACGCGGGCGCGTCGATGATGGTGGTGCCGCCGCAGTCCTCGTTCCACTGCGTGGACCTGGGCGAGGACGGCCTGGTCGGCGGCATCACCGCGGTCAGCGACATGCCGCTGTGGGAGAACGGCGGCTACTTCGTGCTCCGCCAGGAGGTCTTCGACCACATACCGGAGAACGGGGACCTGGTCGCCGACGGCTGCGCCCAACTCGCCAAGCAGGGCCGCCTCGTGGCGCACCAGCACCGCGGCTTCTGGAAGCCGACCGACACCGTGAAGGAGCGGGCCGCGCTCGACGACGGCTACGCGCGGGGCGAGCGCCCGTGGGCCATCTGGGAACGCGACGCCATGGGGGTGAGCGCGTGA
- a CDS encoding class I SAM-dependent methyltransferase, producing the protein MTRCRLCGSETLASVVDLGATPPCESFLAADQLDVAEPTFPLHLRVCTECWLAQIPPLITPEETFKEYAYFSSFSTSWVEHARTFVADAAARVGLDSDAFVVEVASNDGYLLKHVVDRGIRCLGIEPSVNVGAVARDGGVPTLTEFLSPETGSAVRAEHGPANLVVANNVYAHIPDVVGFTQGLRALVADDGWVSIEVQHLLTLIEENQYDTIYHEHFQYYTVASAIRALASGGLALVDVELLPTHGGSIRLWARPAEVAGARSQRVIDVLAREKAAGLQELSGYTEFSARVAKVRRDLLKFLIEAAEQGKTVVGYGAPGKGNTLLNHCGIRPDLLAYTVDRNPYKHGRFTPGTRIPILSPEQIVVDKPDYVLVLPWNLRAELVEQLSYVHDWGGRLVFPVPELSVVEEPTKEVAV; encoded by the coding sequence ATGACACGATGCCGACTCTGCGGCTCGGAGACGCTGGCGAGCGTCGTCGATCTCGGGGCCACGCCACCGTGTGAGAGCTTTCTCGCCGCGGACCAACTTGACGTGGCGGAGCCCACGTTCCCGCTGCACCTGCGGGTCTGCACGGAGTGCTGGCTGGCGCAGATCCCGCCGCTGATCACGCCGGAGGAGACGTTCAAGGAGTACGCGTACTTCTCCTCCTTCTCGACGTCCTGGGTGGAGCACGCGCGCACCTTCGTCGCCGACGCCGCGGCACGGGTGGGACTGGACTCCGACGCCTTCGTGGTCGAGGTCGCGAGCAACGACGGGTATCTGCTGAAGCACGTGGTGGACCGGGGGATCCGCTGCCTGGGCATCGAGCCGTCGGTGAACGTCGGCGCCGTGGCGCGCGACGGGGGTGTGCCGACGCTCACGGAGTTCCTGAGCCCGGAGACCGGCTCGGCCGTCCGCGCCGAACACGGCCCGGCGAACCTGGTCGTGGCCAACAACGTGTACGCGCACATCCCCGACGTCGTCGGGTTCACGCAGGGCCTGCGCGCCCTGGTCGCGGATGACGGCTGGGTCTCCATCGAGGTGCAGCACCTGCTGACCCTGATCGAGGAGAACCAGTACGACACGATCTACCACGAGCACTTCCAGTACTACACGGTCGCCTCCGCGATCCGGGCGCTCGCGAGCGGCGGACTCGCCCTCGTGGACGTCGAGTTGCTGCCCACCCACGGCGGCTCCATCCGGCTGTGGGCCCGGCCGGCCGAGGTGGCGGGCGCACGGAGTCAGCGGGTGATCGACGTGCTGGCCCGCGAGAAGGCCGCCGGACTCCAGGAGCTGTCCGGATACACCGAGTTCTCCGCCCGGGTGGCCAAGGTGCGCCGCGACCTCCTCAAGTTCCTCATCGAGGCGGCCGAGCAGGGCAAGACCGTCGTCGGCTACGGCGCGCCGGGCAAGGGCAACACGCTGCTCAATCACTGCGGCATCCGCCCCGACCTGCTCGCGTACACGGTCGACCGCAACCCCTACAAGCACGGCAGGTTCACGCCGGGCACCCGCATCCCGATCCTGTCGCCCGAGCAGATCGTCGTCGACAAGCCGGACTACGTCCTCGTCCTCCCGTGGAACCTGCGGGCCGAGCTGGTCGAGCAGCTGTCCTACGTGCACGACTGGGGCGGCCGGCTCGTCTTTCCCGTCCCGGAACTGAGCGTTGTCGAGGAGCCCACGAAAGAGGTAGCCGTATGA
- a CDS encoding glycosyltransferase codes for MHILVVHNRYSSGQPSGENRVVDWEVDLLRSAGHRVEVFERRSDDIAAMPLLEKAAVPLLVPWNPSVRKELTARLRASRPDVVHVHNVFPLLSPAVIAACGDAGVPVVATLHNYTQVCPPGTLQRDGRPCTECVGSTPLPAVRHGCYRGSRLATVPLALSLSVNRRRWWSGVQRFFCISDAQRDVLVRAGMPAERLALKHNFVPDPGVYRVGEGEHLLYLGRLAEAKGIRLLMAAWDEVAASGGVGVPLVIAGAGPLEAEVTAWAAGRDDVHYAGLLDPAECRKVVARSVAVVAPSTWLEAFGLVVVEAMAAGVPAVAAGHGAFVELVEEGATGLLHRPDEHTSLAACIRRIADDPDLGREMGQAARRRYEKYFSPAVGLEHLEEEYRTAIAGR; via the coding sequence ATGCACATCCTCGTGGTGCACAACCGCTACTCCTCGGGACAGCCGAGCGGGGAGAACAGGGTCGTCGACTGGGAGGTGGACCTGCTGCGCTCGGCCGGCCACCGGGTCGAGGTGTTCGAGCGGCGCAGCGACGACATCGCCGCGATGCCCCTGCTCGAGAAGGCCGCGGTGCCGCTCCTCGTGCCGTGGAATCCGTCGGTCCGCAAGGAGCTCACCGCCCGGTTGCGCGCCTCGCGCCCCGACGTGGTCCATGTCCACAACGTGTTCCCGCTGCTGTCGCCCGCGGTCATCGCCGCCTGCGGCGACGCCGGGGTGCCCGTCGTCGCCACCCTGCACAACTACACGCAGGTCTGCCCGCCGGGCACGCTGCAGCGGGACGGCCGGCCGTGCACCGAGTGTGTCGGCTCGACACCGCTGCCTGCCGTCCGGCACGGCTGCTATCGGGGCTCCCGCCTCGCGACGGTGCCGCTCGCGCTCAGCCTGTCGGTCAACCGGCGGCGGTGGTGGTCCGGCGTGCAGCGGTTCTTCTGCATCTCCGATGCGCAGCGCGACGTCCTGGTGAGGGCCGGCATGCCGGCCGAACGGCTGGCGCTGAAGCACAACTTCGTGCCGGACCCGGGTGTCTACCGAGTGGGCGAAGGCGAGCATCTGCTCTACCTCGGCCGCCTCGCGGAGGCCAAGGGCATACGGCTGCTCATGGCCGCGTGGGACGAGGTCGCGGCGAGCGGCGGGGTGGGTGTGCCGCTCGTGATCGCCGGGGCGGGGCCGCTGGAAGCAGAGGTGACCGCCTGGGCGGCGGGCCGGGACGACGTGCACTACGCCGGCCTGCTGGATCCGGCGGAGTGCCGGAAGGTCGTCGCGCGGTCGGTCGCCGTGGTGGCTCCCTCGACGTGGCTGGAGGCGTTCGGCCTGGTGGTCGTGGAGGCGATGGCGGCGGGGGTCCCGGCCGTCGCCGCCGGTCACGGCGCCTTCGTCGAACTCGTCGAGGAGGGGGCGACCGGGCTGCTGCACCGGCCGGACGAGCACACCTCGCTCGCGGCCTGCATCCGCCGGATCGCGGACGACCCGGACCTGGGCCGGGAGATGGGCCAGGCGGCCAGGCGCCGTTACGAGAAGTACTTCAGCCCGGCCGTCGGCCTGGAGCACCTGGAAGAGGAGTACCGCACCGCGATCGCGGGTCGGTAG
- a CDS encoding O-antigen ligase family protein: protein MSGNLRHAAPPDVPDKAVTRPGADPRRAGTPKAVGVAWGLLVLNTLGSTGAETVIPLPRSLVQMVTMGALVAAFALALAVNLRLRIRASAYVLLLTLLLVPSLISSLHLESGFGALFRCARFALFVATLWLLSRWWDGSLTFVRHHIRTYSVVLGTVAVGLVVSPGAAMPDVYGGRLVGALWPLTPPQIGQYSAVIIGLTVLLLVGRRTDRASAAVVIVPSFVLLAMTHTRTAMLGLVIGLTLAIGSLFLTSAAARRFFAWAVLCGVVAAVGFASALQAWFLRGQTQEYFTSLTGRAKVWDALLAAPRTKSEQFFGVGLGDKSFGGLPIDNSWLAAYHEQGLMGVILVAVLVLVLGGVALLRPPSLQRACAIFLISYCLIASYTEAGLGDASPYLLHLALAAALLAAPTETTEPSLPEAPRLSTPAVPRRRVPRWARGSEVS, encoded by the coding sequence ATGTCCGGGAACCTGCGGCACGCCGCGCCGCCGGACGTGCCGGACAAGGCGGTCACCCGGCCCGGCGCCGACCCGCGCCGAGCCGGCACGCCGAAAGCCGTCGGCGTCGCCTGGGGACTGCTGGTCCTCAACACGCTCGGCTCCACCGGAGCGGAGACCGTCATCCCGCTGCCCCGCTCCCTCGTCCAGATGGTCACCATGGGCGCGCTGGTCGCCGCGTTCGCGCTGGCACTCGCGGTCAATCTCCGGCTGCGCATCCGCGCCAGCGCCTACGTGCTCCTGCTCACCCTGCTCCTGGTGCCGAGTCTGATCTCCAGCCTGCACCTGGAGTCCGGCTTCGGTGCGCTGTTCCGCTGCGCCCGGTTCGCTCTGTTCGTCGCCACGCTGTGGCTGCTCAGCCGCTGGTGGGACGGAAGCCTGACGTTCGTCCGGCACCACATCCGGACCTACTCCGTGGTGCTCGGCACGGTGGCCGTCGGCCTGGTCGTCTCGCCGGGTGCGGCGATGCCGGACGTGTACGGCGGACGTCTCGTCGGCGCGTTGTGGCCGCTCACGCCGCCGCAGATCGGGCAGTACTCCGCGGTGATCATCGGGCTCACCGTGCTGCTCCTGGTGGGCCGCCGCACCGACCGGGCCAGTGCGGCGGTGGTCATCGTGCCGTCGTTCGTGCTGCTCGCGATGACCCACACCCGAACGGCCATGCTCGGCCTGGTCATCGGGCTGACGCTGGCGATCGGCTCGCTCTTCCTGACCAGCGCCGCCGCGCGCCGGTTCTTCGCCTGGGCGGTGCTGTGCGGCGTGGTGGCCGCGGTGGGCTTCGCCTCCGCGCTCCAGGCGTGGTTCCTGCGCGGACAGACCCAGGAGTACTTCACCAGCCTCACCGGTCGGGCCAAGGTCTGGGACGCCCTGCTGGCGGCGCCCCGGACGAAGTCGGAGCAGTTCTTCGGAGTGGGCCTGGGCGACAAGTCGTTCGGCGGGCTGCCGATCGACAACAGCTGGCTGGCCGCCTACCACGAGCAGGGACTGATGGGCGTCATCCTCGTCGCGGTGCTCGTCCTCGTCCTCGGCGGCGTCGCGCTGCTTCGGCCGCCGTCGCTGCAGAGGGCCTGCGCGATCTTCCTCATCAGCTACTGCCTGATCGCGTCGTACACCGAGGCGGGCCTCGGCGACGCCTCGCCGTATCTGCTGCATCTGGCCCTGGCCGCCGCGCTGTTGGCGGCACCCACCGAGACCACGGAGCCGTCCTTGCCCGAAGCCCCTCGACTCTCGACGCCCGCGGTACCCCGACGGCGCGTCCCGCGCTGGGCCCGCGGATCGGAGGTGAGCTGA
- a CDS encoding right-handed parallel beta-helix repeat-containing protein, with the protein MRMTWRHWALPAVPVTLALLAATGCTGTPDTEDKPSVSPTGAGAVAPSTVARVCAKPPAGAAKAPAGAVTVDPSVVGDLTAKTKSNPAHTTFWLRPGKHRLDPDRYSQVIPKAGNRYLGAPGAVLDGGKKNQYAFGGNARDVTIRYLTVQRFVAPQDQGVVNHDSADGWVIEHSTIQKNDGAGLMAGIRQRVRDNCLRDNGQYGMNAYKPTGRITGLVLEGNEIVGNNTGDWESRREGCGCTGGVKFWAVNGADIRGNWVHDNRGTGLWADTNNNDFLLENNVIEDNDGAALIYETSYNAIIKKNTIRRNNWVEGREQSKGGDSFPFATVYVSESGGEPRIKARTDKLEIYGNVLENNWSGITLWENADRFCNSPANTSSGGCTLLVKKTKSCARPAITKAPLYADCRWKTQRVDIHDNRFVLEKSVMKCKEKCDRMAVLANYGTYPDWSPYKGSKVARAVTRDQHNRWHDNVYVGPWKFVSEDVSRVFDFRRWQGTSSEQDVGSTFEQRAGG; encoded by the coding sequence ATGAGGATGACGTGGCGGCACTGGGCGTTACCGGCGGTGCCGGTGACGCTGGCCCTGCTGGCGGCGACCGGCTGTACCGGCACGCCGGACACGGAGGACAAGCCGAGCGTCTCGCCGACCGGCGCCGGGGCCGTGGCCCCGTCGACCGTGGCCCGGGTGTGCGCCAAGCCCCCGGCCGGGGCCGCGAAGGCGCCGGCGGGCGCGGTGACGGTCGACCCCTCGGTCGTCGGCGACCTGACGGCGAAGACCAAGAGCAACCCCGCGCACACCACGTTCTGGCTGCGTCCGGGCAAGCACAGGCTCGACCCCGACCGCTACTCCCAGGTCATCCCCAAGGCGGGTAACCGCTACCTCGGCGCGCCGGGCGCGGTGCTCGACGGCGGGAAGAAGAACCAGTACGCGTTCGGCGGCAACGCCCGCGACGTCACCATCCGCTACCTGACCGTGCAGCGCTTCGTGGCACCGCAGGACCAGGGCGTGGTCAACCACGACTCGGCCGACGGGTGGGTGATCGAGCACTCGACGATCCAGAAGAACGACGGCGCCGGACTGATGGCGGGCATCCGCCAACGGGTCCGCGACAACTGCCTGCGCGACAACGGCCAGTACGGAATGAACGCGTACAAGCCCACCGGCCGGATCACCGGCCTGGTGCTCGAGGGCAACGAGATCGTGGGCAACAACACCGGCGACTGGGAGAGCCGGCGGGAGGGCTGCGGCTGCACCGGAGGCGTCAAGTTCTGGGCCGTCAACGGCGCTGACATACGCGGCAATTGGGTGCACGACAACCGCGGAACCGGGTTGTGGGCCGACACCAACAACAACGACTTCCTCCTCGAGAACAACGTGATCGAGGACAACGACGGCGCCGCGCTGATCTATGAGACCAGCTACAACGCGATCATCAAGAAGAACACCATCCGGCGGAACAACTGGGTCGAGGGTCGCGAACAGTCGAAGGGCGGCGACAGCTTCCCGTTCGCGACCGTCTACGTGTCCGAGTCCGGCGGCGAACCACGGATCAAGGCCCGCACCGACAAGCTCGAGATCTACGGGAACGTGCTGGAGAACAACTGGTCGGGGATCACCCTGTGGGAGAACGCCGACCGGTTCTGCAACAGCCCGGCCAACACCTCGTCCGGTGGCTGCACGCTGCTCGTGAAGAAGACCAAGAGCTGCGCGAGGCCGGCGATCACCAAGGCGCCGCTCTACGCCGACTGCCGCTGGAAGACCCAGCGGGTGGACATCCACGACAACCGCTTCGTCCTGGAGAAGTCCGTCATGAAGTGCAAGGAGAAGTGCGACCGCATGGCCGTGCTCGCCAACTACGGCACCTATCCCGACTGGTCGCCGTACAAGGGCTCGAAGGTGGCCCGGGCGGTCACCCGCGACCAGCACAACCGATGGCACGACAACGTCTACGTCGGACCGTGGAAATTCGTCTCCGAAGACGTGAGCCGGGTGTTCGACTTCAGGCGGTGGCAGGGCACGTCCTCCGAGCAGGACGTGGGCAGCACCTTCGAGCAACGGGCCGGTGGTTGA